The DNA window GCCGCTGGATAAACTGAATCTCACGGGAATCGATTGGGCCATTGCTGGTGGAGAAAGCGGGCCTGCCGCCCGACCAATGAACCCTGATTGGGTGCGATCTATCCGCGACCAATGTGTCAAAGCAGGAGTGGCGTTCCACTTCAAGCAATGGGGCGGCGTGCAGAAAAAGCAAACCGGGCGGGTCTTGGACGGCCGCACCTGGGATGAGTTACCGAAGAGGACAATGGCTGCTTAAATCACGATGCCTACCGCCGGCATTGAGACCTTGCAGCCATTTTGCGCAGTCCGTCCCGCGCAGTTCGTAGTAAACGCGGTAGCAGAAAAGCTTGCCTGATGGCTTCAGTTGCCTCGATCATTCACGTCAGCCGCCTTGATGCAGCCACGCGCCAACTTGCGACGGCCATTAGGCTCTATTTCGAGGACGACGATCCCGTTTCGGTTCATACGCTGGCAAAGGCCGCGGGCGAAATAATCGACAGGCTTTGTGAGCTAAACCGGACGCCCGCAATGCGTGCCGACATGTTGGAAATGATCGTTCCCGATAAGCGCCGCTACGTAGCGGACAAACTTAACGAGGCGGCGAACGCCTTTAAGCATGCGTCGTCAAAAAAGCCCGATAAGACACCGATCGAATTTTCTGACGATCAAAATTTTTTTGCGATCCTGATGGCCGTCGATGGGTTTCGCCTTCTTGGCGTAGACCTGATCGAGGCCAAGCACTTCGGCGGTTGGGTCCGTCTCGTCGAACCTGGTTTGATGCTGAACCCGACCGAACCTGCGGTGCTTGCCGCCATCGAACGGATATTCGGAGATATTACCAATCAACCGCGTGCAGCGCAAAAAGCGGTCGCGCGCGACGCGTTGCATTTGGCGAAGACTGGAAAGCTGCCCGCCTGACCGCGTTGACATGCACCGCTAGTGGTGCATGTTTACTAAGTACCTGATATTGTTGACAAATATTGATTATGATGGTTCCATTGTTCCAGCGGGAATCATCCCGCCTATGGGGACTGCTAACAAAACATCCGGGGACCCGCCAACACCCGCTAGGAATTGGGGACCCGCCGGGGACCCCCGATAGGGTGAGTGCCCGCTATCGATTCTCCCCTTGAGCACAGATGGAAACTGGCCGGCATCGATTACGCTTTGGCCCCCCGCGCGAACTGGCGCGCCCTCACCTCTCATCGTCCGGACGCCACCAAAAAGCCGTCACCGGGTTTGAGGCGGTGACGGCTTCGTGCACAGTGTTGAAGGTCGCCTTGGCCCCACATACGCCGGCGGGCGATATGCAGGAGAAAGCCTCTCAGCCAACCCGTAGGTTTTCCGCGGACGTTTTGCCCCGGTTCTCCATCTCTTCGTAGCTCACCTTGGCACCCTCATTGAGGCTGCTCAGGCCGGCTCTTTCCACGGCCGAGATGTGCACGAATACATCTTTGCCGCCTTTGTCGGGTTGAATAAATCCGTACCCTTTAGTCGTATTAAACCATTTCACGCTACCTGTTGCCACGTTGCACACTCCTTAAGAAAAACAATTGTTGCAATAGATTGCTGAAATGTGGGGACTTTAAGATCGGCCACTCGCAGATTTAAAACAGGCCGCTATAAAACAGAATTTAAATTTAAATAGTTAAATTTAATGGTGTCGGGGCTGATTGCAGAGCCAAAATCAAAAGCGAGCCGGGCGCCCCCGGCACGTCCTTGTGCAAGACGGCCTCAGCTACCCCCTAGCTGGGGCCGTTTCTTTTGGTCGCCCGTCCTCACCGCTCCTCGTCCCGGATGATGCCCAGCCCTCAAGGCGCGCCCAGCGCACTCGGAACATCTGAACGAAACGTGAGGTTTGCGCACCTTGTGGTCGAGACTCCCCGCTACCATGAATCGTGAAAGGCGGTGTCCCAACTCGGGAGATCCATCATGCGAAAGCTGATCGCGACGATAGCGTTGCTGGCCCTGATCGATACTTCGGTCGCGGTTGCGCAAACGGTTGGTATGGGAAATTCATCCGCACCACCTCCTCAATCGACGAACCCGGACAGCCGATTGCTGCCGGCACCAGTCGGCCACCGCCAACCGCGGGTCGATCAAGTGCCCGACGAGAAGAACCTGGGTGATCCGAACGATCCGATCAATCGCGAGAACGCGGCGCTTGACCGCATGACCAAGGGCATTTGCCGCGGTTGCTAACAACTGGCCTTCTCACCGCTCCTCGTCCGGATGCACCCGCCGATAAGGCATAATCTCGGCGCGGTTCGGTCAACTTGATTCTGTGAACTGGGGTAACCCCGGAGGGCGGCGAGCACGGCCCCGCCACGGCAAAGCCGCCACCAAGGCCCCCAGCCCAGTGGTGGAGCGGGATTATCGCAGCGCTGGATGGCCGTTTGAGGCGCTTTAGCAGATCGTGGCAGACGGCTCACATGCCGCCACCACCACCGCCACCACCGCCACCGTTTCTGGAATTTTCGTATGTATAATCTTTGGGTGCGCCGGGCGCGTAACCGAAAGCTCCGGGATAACTCCTCATCCAACCCGTGGTTTGCTCGGGCCGTAATGCGTGGGCGGAGACGCCCGGGTGGAGTTTCCTGGAGACGTGTCGCTTGGAGACGTTATGCTGCACCCTCGGTGTTTTGCTTGATGCATCCCGCGCATACACGGCCGGTGCGGCGGCGATGAGAGCGGCGGCAGAAAGTGCGATGATAGCTGTCTTCACTTTTCGTCCTCCCTCGTTTGAATATTCAACCTAAATAATGAACCCCAACGTCGTTCCGTGAATCAGTCACATCACGCGATGGTGAAGTTGAGGCGCTTGTAGCGGTCCGCGATTGTCACTCACTCCCAGCGCTAGCGGCTTATCCACGGCTCGACCTAGCTGCCTGCCAATATTCCTCGATGCGCCCCGTTCGATCCATCACGCAAGGATACGCATTGGGGAAAGCGGAAATTCAAGTGAGATCAATGAGCGACCGCAACCCAAAGCTGGGTTAACGAATCGGCTACAATATTCCCATGGGCGCACCAACCGACCGAGACGTAAAACGGCTCTTTGCCGCATCTGGAAATCGATGCGCGTTCCCTAAATGCGATCTAGCTATCGCCGGGTCGCTAATCGGATCGGCAGTGGCAAGGATATCCAAGGGTCCGACCGTCGATCTTTAACCAAGCTGTAATTGCGCCGAGAGCAAAAGGGGTCAGCGGCCAAGATCAGAACCGCCATTATGTCCGTCGTGTTACGGTCGTTACGACCCGCGTTGTGGGCGGCAGTCTGGCTGGCTATTCGGTTGTTGATAATGCGGGGCCACGGTTTTTTGGTCGGTCGCGGGGAACTCCCGACAGGGAAAACTGCGATCTGACGGCTTGTTCGCCATGGTTGCAGGGATAAAGTTCCACACCAATGAGGGCCGGATAATGCAACGGTCTCGACGGGCAGCAGCAGCGAGCGCGGCGGGTTTCGCTTTGCGGGCACTTCGCAGTATCGCTGGATTGGTTTGTCTTGTGTTCGCTGGGGCGTATCAGCTCAGGGTGATGACTTACTTTCTGCCTCGTCTAGTCGCTGATCGTCACATCTGGCCCGCGATCTATTACGGCTTCTGGCTCATTGCAGTTTGCACCACGCTCGCTGTGCTGGCCTTCCGCCAAGATATATTGAAACGCACCCTTCCCGTTCTGATCCTGTGTGCGCTGGCATCGGCGCTCCCATTCGTTCACGAGATCGATCAGATCACCAAAATCTTCTTTGTGGCGATGGGATTTTTCGCCTGCGCCGCGGTGCTTTCAGTCCTCGTTGATCCCCTGACGGTACTGCGAATCTCAGCGCTGGCAACTGTCGCCGGGGCCGTGATCTGTCTTGTCGATGTTCTGTTCGCCTCGGGGCGTGCGGCGGGTCTAAGTATCGCCCCGAATGTTGCCGCCGCCGCTTTGCTTCTGGGAAGCTCCGCTGCTTATTTGTCGATCCCGGCGAGGTGGCTCGGCTACTTCCTTCTCATCGTTGGCGCCGCGCTATTCGTAACCCTCTCGAAATCGACGCTGCTGGCCGCCTGCGGGATCTTCGCCATCGTGGTAATCGGAAACAGGTTGCAGCGGCTACGATTTCCGCGCTTCGCATGGCGGCCTCACACACTCGTCGCACTGGGCCTTGTGGCATGGATAGGTGTTGCTCTTTCCACCAATGACCGCTTTGTGTTTGCTACGTCCAACGCGTATCGCGTGTTCAGTAACGCCGTCCCTGCTTCCCAGGCGGCACGAAGCACAATCGAGAAAGCCGTCACGTTGGCGAGTGCCGATCCCGATGTCATGCCGACCGAAGCCCTCATAGCGGAAATCGGGAGGCGCAGCGAGACCGAGAGCGACGTCAATTCCATTTCGGCGCGATGGCTGTTGATGGAACGCGCCTGGTTGGTATTCAAAGGCGAGCCATTTTCCGGACTGGGCTTTGCCTCTGCTTACGCTCTCGAGCCGCACAATACCTTTCTGTTGTTCATGCTGGCGTTCGGGCCGATTGGACTGTTGGTGCCACTCGCCTTCCTGGCGGTCATAGCCTATCCGGCCATACGCTTTAAGAGCATCAGCCTGTCGGCCCTTCCGATGGCGGCCTTCGCGGTGTTGATGACCTCGCACAACATGCTGTTCGATCCGGGGCTCCTCGCACCGCTTGCCTTTGGATGGGCTGGGGCGGCGGTCGCCGGTGCTGCGTTAGCCGATCAGCGAACATGGCCAGGCTCGCAATGACAATCGCAACCTGATCGAGCGGTCTTTGAAGGCCGTGGATTGAACCGACGTCGGCGCTGTGCATGTTTCGCTCGGACGATTCGCGCCGCTGACTTTTCAACAGCCCCGATCGGCAGTGGCGCGGATCCGTTCCCGGCCCAACCCATGGCGTGATTTGCCTGGCGGATTTCAGCGCTTTTGATGCGCCATGCCCTGGCGCCGAAAACCTGTAGCTTGGCTTGAATACTGGGAAGGCCCCGTCAATCGCGGCGCCGGCTTCAAAACCGTGCTCGTCTATTGCGTCGGGCCGCCCAAGGGCAAGCTGTGCGGACACTGCGGGCAGATACCGCTGCAGGATCTGCCGGACTGGGATTGGCGGGACATCAGCGCCCACCTCCGCTGCACGGCTTGCGGCACCGTCGGCTACGTCGACACGCGCCTGAATTGGAGCGAGGTGATCGACTTCAACAAGGGGATATGCTGAGATTTGGAGCATGAAATGCTCCCGTTGCGAGGACTGCGGCTGGGTCTGCGAAAATCATCCTGACCGGCCTTGGGATGGCGAGCACGCCTGTACCTGCGGCGGCGCCGGTTTGAACGGCGACCACCTTGTAGTGGAAGGGTGCCATATCAAAATAGCCTTGCATGGGGCAGAGATAGGCGAGATCGGGTCCGCAACGAGTCAGGGGAAACAGGCGTCCGCGTGCCGACGCCGCTGGCGCGCGCTGTGGCCGTCGTGGCCAGTTAGCTCAGGCAGCTTTGCCATCGTCCGTGGCGGCAAGACTATGCAAGCGGCAGGGCGATCTCGCACGTGAGCCCTTGGTCGCGCCAATCAAAACGCACCTCACCCTTGAGCTGGCCTGCAATTATGTTTTCCATAATGCTCGTGCCGAACCCGCGGTGCGTGGGCGGCGTAACCGGCGGCCCGCCCGACTCGATCCAGCGCAAACTGAGCCGTCCGTCTGCCGTCCGGGACCACCCGATTTCAACGTAACCATCCGTTGCAGACAGCGATCCGTATTTTGCCGCGTTAGTTGCGAGTTCATGCAAGGAGATTGCAACCGTCTGAGCCGTATACGGCTCCAGCATTACGCTTGGGCCGTTAGTTCGCACACGCGCCTCTTTCTCCCCGCGATAAGGCAACAGCTCCTGCGCGACCAGACTGTGAAGCTCGGCTCCCATCCAGCGCGATTGCACGAACAGTGCATGGACCTTTGCGAGGGCGTTGATGCGCCCTTCGATCACTTGCTTGAGATCATCAGACCGATCGGAATGAGAAAGACGCACCGTTGCTAACACGGTGGCCAAGATGTTTTTTGTTCGATGCTCGGCCTCTCGCGCGAGATTGACGATTTGCGCCTCGCTGCGTTTGCGCTCCGTTATATCCTGGAAGCAGTTAACAGCGCCGACAATGTTTCCACCGTTATCCTTGATTGCCTCGATGTCAACGAGCGCGATGCCGCGCAAGCCGTCAGGTCGCTCGATGTGTACTTCCTGTTCGCGCAAGGAGATACCGGTGCGCAGCACATCTGCCATGGGGCATTGATGGTGCGGGAGCAGACTACCGTCAGGCCGGAACATTCGATACGATCCACAAAACCGTTCATCAGGATCGCCGAGTTTAGGCGACCGGCCCCATAGTTCGGCGGCGCGGCGGTTGTATCGAAGAACAAGACCGTCCCGGTCACAAACGTAAATGGCAAATGGCAGTTGTTCGAACAGCTGCCCGGGCATTTCGAAGGCTTGTTCCTCGTTGCCCGCACCGAGGGCGATTTCGGCTGCGTTCGCGAAGACCGCATCCATCTCGGTGGAGGTTCTCTCGCGTTTGCGCTGGAAGGAGCGTAGCGCGTAGGAAAGTACATTGCTCATTGTGCTGTAACCTCAGCTGAATTCAGCATTTGGATTATCTCGGGGTCAAAATCCGACATTCTGCAACCTTCCCGATCCGCGCGTACTATTTCGATCTGGCGGTTTGTGGTGTGAGTGCGCGCTTCATGGAAGCATACACCCTCAACTGTGCCGCATTACGAAGCGCATTCTGTCTTGCCTCTCCCTCAGGCAATAGCTTTGCCTCACTGGCGCGCGCGTCTGCCTGCTCTTCCAGATGGTCGGCCGTCAAAAATACGACCTTCTTCCTGTTACCCATGCCGGACCTCATTTCGGTGAGTACAAATTGCTATCAAACCAATCGAGATGTTCGGATTGCGAGTGGCTGGATACAACTTGCATTTGATCGATGTGGCCGCAGCTTGTGCAGCGCAGCGTCCGATGCTCGTATCCCGGTCGCGAAGGCGTGATCCGCTGCACCGTGGTAACGCCGCGGCAACGGTCGCATGGTGAACTCGATAGGACCCGGGGTGCGAAGGGGCTAATTGAGCGGACATTTTAATCTTCCATGAGATTGCCGAAATCTAGTCCGGGCATTTAAGTTCGCCGCGAAGCCACCCTCTCAGGTCGCCGCTCATGGGGTCGCTGACCACCAAGGTTCGCTGGAAACGATCACACCTGGGGCACTCGAAAGTGCGGAGTTCGTAACCCGCTGGGCCGGGCGCAGTGCGGGCCGGTATCGTGCGGGTCTGGCGCGGGCGCTCGATGGCGCTCAGCGGGGGACCGGTTGGTAATGCATGAGGGCCGGGCACGTGAGGCACCCCTTTTGGATCGGACGGGTGCACGACACGCTGCCGGACACCGGCACTGACCTGGGTCATTTTCTCCCTTGGAAATTGGTCCGCTGGTCAATATTGACCACAACGCATCATTTTTAATATTTAGGCATCGCTGGTCCAAAGGAGGGGCTTGTGAAGTCAGCCAAGCGACAGTTCGATCCCCAAGCTTTTCTAGCCAAAGTCGGGACCGGCAAGACGATATTGAAGTACCGTAAAGGCCGGATCATCTATTCCCAAGGCGAAGAGGCTGATCGGATCTTTTACATCCAATCGGGCAAGGTGAAGGTGACCGTTGTTTCCGAGCAAGGCAAAGAAGCAGTCGTCGGAATATTGGACAAAGCGCAGTTTTTTGGCGAGGGATGTCTGAATGGTCAGGCGGCCCGCGTTGGAACCGCGAGGGCAATGGAGGAGTGCGTTATCACCTCAATAACGCGGAGGGCGATGATGGCGGCGCTCCGCAAGGAACCAAGGTTTTCAGAACTTTTCGTGACTTACCTGGTGACCCGGAGCAATCGCATTGAAGAGGATTTGATCGACCAGCTATTCAATTCGAGTGAGAAGCGGCTCGCGCGCCTTCTTCTCTTGCTGGCCAATTTCGGAAAAAATGGAAAGCCAACGCCAATCGATGCTTCGATCAATCAAGCAACCTTAGCGGAGATGATCGGAACGACCCGACCCCGGTAAGCTTTTTCCTGAACAAATTTCGTAAGCTCGGATTGATTAGCTACAACGGCAAGATCGAGGTGCACCGTTCTTTGTTGAACGCAGTCTTATATGAAAAACCTCAGCTAGAAAGAAGCGAAAAGCCGACCGATTAATTAAAGGATTCCGCCGGTCGCGATGAGCACCGGGACTCGGCCCAAACACCACGGCCTGCAAGACGGCTTTCGGAAGTCTCACCCCGACTGCCGACTGGGTCCGCCCCGACGCTCTTCAGCACCGAGCCGGACGCGCAGAGCCATCAGTTGGATCGACGATTCCCTGCAGGCAGCTCGTGATTGATCTGGCCCGGGACAGAATGGTTAATAGCGCATCGGCTAAAAGCCGGAACTATGAATGCTCCTTGGATGCCTCGTCGCGGCTCTGAAGCTTGTCGCCGTCGTTTTTCTTTTCGGACCTTTCCTCGGCGGTTTTGACTGTTTTGCCGGACATGTTGCCGGGATTGTAATGATGTTTTCCAGGCGCCTTTTCGCCCGGCAGCTTCTCATTCGGATTTTTATTGTTCGCCATGGGACACTCCTTTGGACTCTCGAAGACAAGGCCTCGAACAGTGTTAAGTTTCGCCGAGTTAAATTCAAACTGTGCCGGGCAACTCGCGAAGTGTCCCGACGATCTGAGTGGCGCTATAGGCTTGCGCAGGAAGCTACTGCCGAGCTGAAATTCAGCGCTTCCCGGCCTCCAGGTCGATAAGGGCTATTCCGATATCGGCCCTCTTCGTCCGTCTTAACTTGGCCGGCGTATCGGTCAGAACGACTTCCAGCGTCGGCCGGACCTTGCCCTCAAGAAGGTGACCGCCGCGCGTGGTGCCGTCGGACAGGCCGAGAACAACATGAATGTGAAGGCTCGATTTGCCGTCGTCGCCGACAGCGACGTCGCCAATTGCGCTCAACACTTCGCACTGCTGGGCGACCTCGATTTTCTTGTACGTTTTCTTCTCAAAGTCGAACCAACCGACAGTGGCGTTCTCAAAGGCACCGATGGCGGTCAGAGAGGCCGCGGTGATTCCTGCGTCGTTGGCAAATTTCGCCAACGCTGCGAATGCTTCTTCACCGGATTCAAGAATGACGACGCGGGTCTCCGCTCCGGCGTCGCTGGCTATCTTCGCGCTCTTCATGCCCGTTACGCCGCGCTACGCCGGGTGTGGCCGCCTTCCTTGATCTCCTCGATAATCTTGGCGCTGAAGGCTTCGAGGTCGCCCGGATTCCGGGACGTGATGACGCCCTGATCGACAACGACCTGGGAGTCTTCCCATTGCGCGCCGGCATTCGCCACATCGGTCTTGATCGATTTGAACGACGTCATCCTTCGGCCCTTTGCGATACCGGTCTCGATGAGCAGCCATGGCGCGTGGCAAACGGCCGCCACGACTTTCTTCGCGTCGAATATATCCTTGATGAATTTGAGCGCCTTCGGCTCGACCCGCAGCAGGTCCGGATTTATCTGGCCGCCAGGCAGCACGACGGCGTCGTAGTCTTTCGCGGAAACCTCATCGAGGGTCTTGTCGACCTTCACCGACCGGCCCCAGTCCTTTTTTTCCCAGCCCTTGATCTCGCCTCCGGCCAAAGAAACGACGTCGACGGTCGCGCCCGCCTTCTTCAGCCGGTCCCGTGGCACTTCGAGTTCCGCCTGCTCGAAGCCATTGGTAGCGAGAATTGCAATCTTTTTTCCGTCCAAATCCATCGGATCCTCCGTGGTGTTACGTTCCCAAACAATCGGCAGCATCAAAGATCGTTCCAGAGATCTCACGACTTACGGGGTCCCAGCTATTACGGTGCACCCCAGCACGGTCGGCCCAACTGCTTCCCCCGGAATAAGCTCGATGGTTGGGCGTGCTCGAAGAGTTGCGTTTCGGAACTCAGATGCGACCTCGGCGGTAGCTGAAATGTCTCGTTAGAGGTCGCGTCTTGCCCCCACATCGATGTTCGCAAGGGAATGCCTCCGGTCAAATTGTCCCGGGACGAATTCGAAAAACGTTATCGCAGCGGCGTCATCGCGAGCTCAGTGCGATTGTGGATGCTGCTTGGGATGCGTACAGCAACTCGCGAAAAATCGCCGATAACGCGTAAGGCCGTCCCGGGCTTTGCCGATCCGGACTATGAGATGTCGGTGGATTGGCTGGCGGCGCGCGAGGCAATCCTCGCCGCACACGCCGACACGACGACGTCAGCGCGAAACTACGTATCCTGCTGATCAACGGGTCCTCGCGCAGCGAGCACACTTGCCCCCGCGAAATGTCGAAGACCTGCGTTCGCCGGTCGATTGGCTAACCGACATGTCGTTGATTTCGGCGGGCGGCATGGCAGAGACGGACGGCTACATCGGTTACATGAAGGCTTACGCCACGGCACATGAGGCGCTGGACGAGGACAAGGCATTTCAGGAAGAGGAATTAGCGATATCCCATCTCGGTCAAATATGCCTATCCTTCTCGGATAGCGACCCTAAGATTATCCGCACACTTATACCGAGATTTGATATGGCCCTTGTGAAAACCTCAAGAATCGCGGGTTCAGCAGCAAAAACCCGGCGTTTGGATGTGAGCCCCCCGGCACCCCTGCGAGTTCCAAAGACGAGGGCTCTGAAACCAGGAAAGGGTCTGAGCACGGACAAGGTGTCCGAGCGGGTGGCGGCGGCTACCGAAGAGCTCGCGAGCGGGCTGACCCAGGCTTCGGCGGCGGCGGAAGAGCTTCGCCGATCCATGGAACAAATAGCCACGGGGGCCGACGAGGCCGCCGGCGGCGTCTCAAGAGCAGTTGGCGGCGATCAAGCAGGTCACGGCGAACCCGACCACAGCCAGAGGAGAAGCCGATAGCTCGCGGCGGAGAACCGAGGCTGCGCAGGTGCTGCTGGCCGAAACGAGTGCTCAGATCGGCGCTTCGGTCCAGTCGATCGAGCGTAACTTGGCGCGCTCCAATGAAACAACTTAAGTGCATCGAGCCTGCGACCCCCGTGGCTATCACGGCCGAATGCTGTGTATCGAGGAATAGGTATTGACGGAATCCAAACAGCGTCAGGTGTCGATCCTACTGGTTGAGGATGAAGCCTTGATTCGCATGATGATCGCGGGAATGGTGGAGGAACTGGGGCATTCGGTTGCCGGCGAAGCCGCCAATATCGCCGACGCCCTACGGTTAGCACGAACCGCCAATTTCGAAATCGCCATTCTCGATATCAATTTAGGCGGGTCGAAAATCGATCCAGTAGCAGCCGTTATTTATAGCCGCGGCT is part of the Bradyrhizobium erythrophlei genome and encodes:
- a CDS encoding cold-shock protein, which gives rise to MATGSVKWFNTTKGYGFIQPDKGGKDVFVHISAVERAGLSSLNEGAKVSYEEMENRGKTSAENLRVG
- a CDS encoding O-antigen ligase family protein, with protein sequence MVAGIKFHTNEGRIMQRSRRAAAASAAGFALRALRSIAGLVCLVFAGAYQLRVMTYFLPRLVADRHIWPAIYYGFWLIAVCTTLAVLAFRQDILKRTLPVLILCALASALPFVHEIDQITKIFFVAMGFFACAAVLSVLVDPLTVLRISALATVAGAVICLVDVLFASGRAAGLSIAPNVAAAALLLGSSAAYLSIPARWLGYFLLIVGAALFVTLSKSTLLAACGIFAIVVIGNRLQRLRFPRFAWRPHTLVALGLVAWIGVALSTNDRFVFATSNAYRVFSNAVPASQAARSTIEKAVTLASADPDVMPTEALIAEIGRRSETESDVNSISARWLLMERAWLVFKGEPFSGLGFASAYALEPHNTFLLFMLAFGPIGLLVPLAFLAVIAYPAIRFKSISLSALPMAAFAVLMTSHNMLFDPGLLAPLAFGWAGAAVAGAALADQRTWPGSQ
- a CDS encoding HWE histidine kinase domain-containing protein; its protein translation is MSNVLSYALRSFQRKRERTSTEMDAVFANAAEIALGAGNEEQAFEMPGQLFEQLPFAIYVCDRDGLVLRYNRRAAELWGRSPKLGDPDERFCGSYRMFRPDGSLLPHHQCPMADVLRTGISLREQEVHIERPDGLRGIALVDIEAIKDNGGNIVGAVNCFQDITERKRSEAQIVNLAREAEHRTKNILATVLATVRLSHSDRSDDLKQVIEGRINALAKVHALFVQSRWMGAELHSLVAQELLPYRGEKEARVRTNGPSVMLEPYTAQTVAISLHELATNAAKYGSLSATDGYVEIGWSRTADGRLSLRWIESGGPPVTPPTHRGFGTSIMENIIAGQLKGEVRFDWRDQGLTCEIALPLA
- a CDS encoding PPC domain-containing DNA-binding protein; amino-acid sequence: MKSAKIASDAGAETRVVILESGEEAFAALAKFANDAGITAASLTAIGAFENATVGWFDFEKKTYKKIEVAQQCEVLSAIGDVAVGDDGKSSLHIHVVLGLSDGTTRGGHLLEGKVRPTLEVVLTDTPAKLRRTKRADIGIALIDLEAGKR
- a CDS encoding type 1 glutamine amidotransferase domain-containing protein, producing the protein MDLDGKKIAILATNGFEQAELEVPRDRLKKAGATVDVVSLAGGEIKGWEKKDWGRSVKVDKTLDEVSAKDYDAVVLPGGQINPDLLRVEPKALKFIKDIFDAKKVVAAVCHAPWLLIETGIAKGRRMTSFKSIKTDVANAGAQWEDSQVVVDQGVITSRNPGDLEAFSAKIIEEIKEGGHTRRSAA
- a CDS encoding response regulator, producing MTESKQRQVSILLVEDEALIRMMIAGMVEELGHSVAGEAANIADALRLARTANFEIAILDINLGGSKIDPVAAVIYSRGLPFIFASGYGAAGVPEAFRDCPVLQKPFLIERLGAAIKTALE